From Butyricimonas paravirosa, one genomic window encodes:
- a CDS encoding DUF4843 domain-containing protein, producing the protein MNKIYVIFLVLVFFSCSEEKIMRYNAPENYIRFTSTYQDSVRVSFVNYPTASSFEVKLPVEIVGNVLASALDYEVVVDKDMSTGIEGTHFSLERVTFGAGVFSDTLRMKLNRTADMKKDEFRIVLRLKDNGNFTVIPSDNDYAIVRVSDKISQPDWWDRGIINDYLGTYSDDKYTLFIIVTNQTDLSEKSPAEKRAYALQFKYWLEDQEKAGVTEYNGIKLADITEVPVRG; encoded by the coding sequence ATGAATAAGATATATGTTATTTTCCTTGTTTTGGTGTTTTTCTCTTGTAGTGAAGAGAAGATTATGAGGTATAATGCACCGGAGAATTATATTCGCTTTACGAGTACCTACCAAGATTCGGTAAGAGTGTCGTTTGTTAATTACCCGACAGCAAGTTCGTTCGAGGTAAAGTTGCCGGTAGAGATTGTGGGAAACGTGCTCGCTTCGGCTTTGGATTACGAGGTGGTTGTGGATAAAGATATGAGTACCGGTATTGAGGGTACTCACTTTTCACTGGAACGAGTGACTTTCGGGGCCGGTGTTTTTTCTGACACTTTACGGATGAAATTAAATCGTACGGCAGATATGAAAAAGGATGAGTTCCGGATTGTTTTGCGTTTAAAAGATAATGGGAATTTCACGGTTATTCCTTCGGATAATGATTATGCCATCGTGCGAGTTAGTGATAAAATATCTCAACCGGATTGGTGGGATCGGGGTATCATAAATGATTATTTGGGTACGTATAGTGATGATAAATATACGTTATTTATTATCGTTACGAATCAAACGGACTTAAGTGAAAAGTCACCAGCCGAGAAACGTGCTTACGCTTTGCAGTTTAAGTATTGGTTGGAAGATCAGGAAAAAGCTGGTGTGACAGAATATAATGGGATTAAATTGGCGGACATAACAGAGGTTCCGGTGAGAGGTTAA